From one Melospiza melodia melodia isolate bMelMel2 chromosome 6, bMelMel2.pri, whole genome shotgun sequence genomic stretch:
- the LOC134419691 gene encoding galectin-related protein A-like: MTEERCAKVEQYVGEIKGGLRPTMKLTVIGMVHSKPKSFSVSLLCDPVDANKDVGLLFTVNFSEKSITRNARIAGKWGREEKTIPYFPFTAGDTFKMELLCEHQQIRVLLDGRQLCDFTHRVQPLNLVKALRISGDIKLTKVA, translated from the exons ATGACAGAGGAGAGGTGTGCCAAA GTGGAGCAGTATGTTGGTGAGATTAAAGGTGGCCTGAGACCAACCATGAAGCTCACAGTCATAGGCATGGTACACTCCAAACCCAAGAG CTTTTCAGTGAGTCTGCTCTGTGATCCAGTGGATGCCAACAAAGATGTTGGGCTGTTATTCACAGTTAACTTCAGTGAGAAATCCATCACTCGAAATGCACGAATTGCTGGGAAatggggaagagaagagaagactaTTCCCTACTTTCCATTTACAGCAGGCGACACGTTCAAG ATGGAGCTCTTATGTGAACACCAGCAAATACGAGTCTTGCTGGATGGACGGCAGCTCTGCGACTTCACTCACCGCGTTCAGCCTCTGAACCTGGTGAAAGCTCTGCGGATCTCAGGGGACATCAAGCTTACCAAAGTGGCTTGA
- the PLEK2 gene encoding pleckstrin-2: MEEEAGVLKEGFLVKRGHVVRNWKVRWFVLLQDKLLYYKIEGGKKEPSPKGRILLDGCTITCPCLEYENRPLLIKLKTKTNTDYFLECCSREERDSWALDITGAIHAGHPVQVQELHRMKNSFKLLENISLHNIVERMYDSSTGIKLTRNLDQGNRYKETFTGSALVDWLISNSFAVSRFEAVTLASMLMDENFLRPVGVRSTEATRSSDPSEKFLDDSTALYMFAESSKKSTSSKEEVPFNISELSGTIVKQGFLVKQGHKRKNWKVRKFVLRADPAFLHYYDPTKEDNKPVGGFSLRGCLVSALEDNGVPAGVKGNVQGNLFKIITKNDIHYYIQASSKAERVQWIEAIKPLT, encoded by the exons ATGGAGGAGGAAGCTGGGGTGCTGAAGGAGGGTTTCCTGGTCAAGCGG GGACACGTTGTTCGGAACTGGAAAGTGAGATGGTTCGTTCTGCTCCAGGATAAGCTGCTGTATTACAAAATTGAAGGAGGCAAGAAGGAGCCCTCTCCAAAGGGCAGGATCCTTCTGGATGGCTGCACTATCACTTGTCCATGCCTGGAATATGAGAACAGACCG CTACTCATCAAACTAAAGACAAAAACCAATACAGACTATTTCCTTGAATGTTGCTCCAGGGAGGAACGTGACTCTTGGGCTCTGGACATCACCGGAGCTATTCATGCTGGTCATCCAGTACAGGTACAAGAACTTCACAGAATGAAGAACTCTTTCAAACTGCTAGAAAATATCAGCCTCCA CAATATAGTGGAGAGAATGTATGACAGCAGCACTGGAATTAAGCTGACCCGCAATTTGGATCAAGGCAACAGATACAAAGAGACCTTCACAG GTTCTGCCCTGGTGGACTGGCTCATCTCCAACAGCTTTGCTGTGTCGCGATTCGAGGCCGTCACCCTGGCGTCCATGCTGATGGATGAGAACTTCCTCAGGCCCGTGGGAGTCCGCAGCACCGAGGCCACGCGCTCCAGCGACCCCTCTGAGAAGTTCCTCGACGACTCCACGGCTCTGTACATGTTT gctgagagcagtaaGAAAAGTACTAGTTCCAAGGAAGAGGTCCCTTTCAACATCTCTGAATTAAGTGGCACAATTGTGAAGCAAGGATTCTTAGTGAAACAG GGGCACAAGAGGAAAAACTGGAAGGTGAGAAAATTTGTTTTGAGAGCTGATCCTGCTTTTTTGCACTACTATGATCCCACCAAG GAAGATAACAAGCCAGTAGGTGGATTCTCTCTTCGTGGCTGTCTTGTCTCAGCTCTGGAGGACAATGGAGTCCCAGCAG gaGTGAAAGGCAATGTGCAAGGCAACCTTTTCAAAATCATCACCAAAAATGACATTCATTATTACATCCAGGCCAGCTCCAaggcagagcgagtgcagtggatTGAGGCAATCAAGCCGCTGACATGA
- the EIF2S1 gene encoding eukaryotic translation initiation factor 2 subunit 1 — translation MPGLSCRFYQHKFPEVEDVVMVNVRSIAEMGAYVSLLEYNNIEGMILLSELSRRRIRSINKLIRIGRNECVVVIRVDKEKGYIDLSKRRVSPEEAIKCEDKFTKSKTVYSILRHVAEVLEYTKDEQLESLFQRTAWVFDDKYKRPGYGAYDAFKHAVSDPAILDSLDLTEEERRVLIDNINRRLTPQAVKIRADIEVACYGYEGIDAVKEALRAGLNCSTENMPIKINLIAPPRYVMTTTTLERTEGLSVLNQAMAVIKEKIEEKRGVFNVQMEPKVVTDTDETELARQLERLERENAEVDGDDDAEEMEAKTED, via the exons ATGCCGGGACTCAGCTGTAGGTTCTACCAGCATAAATTCCCCGAGGTGGAGGATGTGGTGATGGTCAACGTGCGCTCCATTGCTGAGATGGGAGCCTATGTCAGCCTGCTGGAGTACAACAACATCGAGGGCATGATCCTGCTCAGCGAGCTGTCGCGGCGGCGCATCCGCTCCATCAACAAGCTCATCCGCATCGGCAGGAACGAGTGCGTCGTCGTCATTAGGGTCGACAAAGAGAAAG gttATATTGATTTGTCAAAAAGAAGAGTTTCTCCAGAGGAGGCAATAAAATGTGAAGACAAATTCACAAAATCAAAGACT GTTTACAGCATCCTTCGCCACGTTGCTGAAGTCTTGGAGTACACTAAGGATGAGCagctggagagcctgttccagagAACTGCCTGGGTGTTTGATGACAAGTACAAAAGACCTGGATATGGTGCTTATGATGCATTCAAGCATGCAGTCTC AGACCCTGCAATCCTGGATAGCCTGGATCTGACAGAGGAGGAGAGGCGTGTGCTGATTGACAACATTAACAGACGTCTCACACCACAGGCAGTCAAAATCCGAGCGG ATATTGAGGTGGCTTGTTATGGTTATGAAGGCATAGATGCAGTAAAAGAAGCTTTGAGAGCAGGCTTGAACTGTTCCACGGAGAACATGCCCATCAAA ATTAATCTGATAGCCCCTCCTCGTTATGTGATGACTACTACTACACTGGAGAGAACTGAAGGACTGTCTGTTCTGAATCAAGCCATGGCTGTAATTAAGGAAAAAATTGAGGAGAAGAGAGGAGTCTTTAATGTGCAGATGGAG cctAAGGTGGTCACTGACACAGACGAGACTGAGCTTGCAAGGCAGTTGGAAAGACTGGAGAGGGAAAATGCTGAAGTGGACGGGGATGATGATGCCGAGGAAATGGAAGCCAAAACAGAAGACTAA